In Sporosarcina psychrophila, a genomic segment contains:
- a CDS encoding SRPBCC family protein — MPIIRHEISIHAPIQVCFDLARTVEVHAGKMLLTKQIAIEGITFGLMERGDFVTWETTHLGMKQKLTSQVIEMVKPYRFTDSMVRGAFQSFTHTHEFIERVTETSMIDTFSYKSPFGILGKAANHLFLEKYMSHFIARHAQKVKRIAEATKY; from the coding sequence ATGCCAATCATCAGACATGAAATTTCAATCCACGCTCCCATCCAAGTTTGTTTCGATCTTGCAAGAACTGTTGAAGTTCATGCGGGGAAAATGTTGCTGACGAAACAAATAGCTATTGAAGGAATTACGTTTGGATTGATGGAGCGTGGCGATTTCGTTACTTGGGAGACGACCCATTTAGGGATGAAACAGAAATTAACGTCTCAAGTCATTGAAATGGTGAAGCCATACAGATTCACCGATTCCATGGTTCGTGGAGCCTTTCAATCTTTTACACATACACATGAATTCATTGAAAGGGTCACAGAAACGAGCATGATAGATACTTTCTCATATAAATCCCCTTTTGGCATTTTAGGAAAAGCAGCTAATCATTTGTTTTTGGAAAAGTATATGAGCCATTTTATTGCCCGCCATGCCCAAAAGGTAAAAAGAATTGCTGAAGCGACGAAATACTAA
- a CDS encoding protein-L-isoaspartate(D-aspartate) O-methyltransferase: MTNQNQDIITYFQKLDRSFFMDVHKEFAYMDEAIPIGHEQTISQPSLVLEMTLALDLQPYSKVLEIGTGSGFQTALLAAFSNPVYSIERIAALHERAKERLEKAGFSNIHFKLDDGSAGWEEHAPYNRIMVTAAATQVPRELIDQLAIGGKMIIPVGTPLLQELLLLEKDEDGEIHTAVLDEVRFVPLKGKYE, from the coding sequence ATGACCAATCAAAACCAAGACATAATTACCTATTTTCAAAAACTGGACCGCAGCTTTTTCATGGATGTGCACAAGGAATTCGCCTATATGGACGAAGCAATTCCGATTGGGCATGAACAAACCATTTCCCAGCCTTCCCTCGTACTAGAAATGACATTGGCCCTCGATTTGCAGCCTTATTCAAAAGTGCTGGAAATCGGAACGGGTTCCGGCTTCCAGACCGCCCTACTCGCCGCCTTCTCGAACCCCGTTTATTCAATTGAACGAATTGCTGCCTTGCATGAACGGGCAAAAGAAAGATTAGAAAAGGCCGGTTTCTCCAACATCCATTTCAAGCTGGATGACGGTAGCGCCGGTTGGGAAGAACACGCTCCTTACAACCGGATTATGGTGACCGCCGCTGCTACCCAGGTGCCACGCGAACTCATAGACCAACTAGCTATCGGAGGGAAAATGATCATCCCAGTAGGAACACCCCTCCTACAGGAACTCTTGCTCTTGGAAAAAGATGAAGATGGAGAAATCCATACCGCAGTGTTGGATGAAGTGAGGTTTGTCCCATTGAAAGGAAAGTATGAATAG
- a CDS encoding ester cyclase gives MKPHKDQAVDFLHLIVSGKIDEAYKKYVSPDFRHHNPYFPGDADSLKQAMEENDGISPNKTLEVKQTIEEGENVMVYSHIKQKVEDLGAAVVHIFSFHEGKIVEMWDVGQPVPEDSPNENGMF, from the coding sequence ATGAAACCACATAAAGACCAAGCAGTGGACTTTCTACATCTTATCGTCTCTGGAAAGATTGACGAAGCCTATAAAAAATACGTAAGCCCAGATTTCCGCCATCATAATCCATATTTCCCGGGGGATGCGGATTCGCTTAAGCAAGCGATGGAAGAGAATGACGGTATCAGCCCAAACAAAACGCTCGAAGTGAAGCAGACGATTGAAGAGGGAGAAAACGTGATGGTTTATTCCCACATCAAACAGAAGGTGGAGGACCTAGGGGCAGCGGTTGTCCATATTTTCAGTTTTCATGAAGGCAAGATTGTTGAAATGTGGGATGTTGGCCAACCGGTGCCGGAAGACTCACCAAACGAGAATGGGATGTTTTGA
- a CDS encoding DUF1572 family protein, with product MSIGTEYLRVVRERFIGLKGQGEKTFDQLNEDDFHWTSNDDSNSIAILILHLSGNMVSRWTDFLTTDGEKPDRNRDGEFETKRLLKAQLMDHWEHGWCVFFDALESLHEQDLEKNIHIRGQAHSVIDAIERQMAHYAIHIGQVMFIGKQIKGEQWKSLSIPKGESDAYLARMLKGK from the coding sequence ATGTCGATTGGAACAGAATATTTACGAGTTGTTCGAGAGCGGTTCATCGGGTTAAAAGGGCAAGGTGAAAAAACATTCGACCAGTTGAATGAGGATGATTTTCATTGGACGTCAAACGACGATTCAAACAGCATCGCGATTCTTATTCTGCATTTAAGTGGGAATATGGTTTCGAGGTGGACGGATTTTCTGACGACGGACGGTGAAAAGCCGGACCGTAATCGTGATGGGGAATTCGAAACGAAACGATTGTTAAAGGCGCAGCTGATGGATCATTGGGAACATGGCTGGTGCGTTTTTTTTGATGCGCTGGAAAGCTTGCATGAGCAAGACTTGGAAAAGAATATTCATATTCGCGGGCAGGCACATTCCGTCATAGATGCGATTGAGCGGCAAATGGCGCATTATGCTATCCATATTGGACAAGTCATGTTCATTGGAAAACAGATTAAAGGAGAGCAGTGGAAGAGTCTAAGCATTCCGAAGGGCGAATCTGACGCGTACTTGGCAAGGATGCTGAAGGGGAAATGA
- a CDS encoding ankyrin repeat domain-containing protein yields the protein MKKWLIMLAGSILILQGCVTGGKGIPTEQKREENTLNLELLNAVELKDTNSVSRLITKGANINVQDENSRTATMLATYNNDVVTAKTLIKAGADVNIQDDMKNNPFLYAGAEGYLDILKLTIEAGADPTITNRYGGTALIPASEHGYLDVIKELLTSTDIDVNHVNNLGWTALMEAIILNNGNQVQQETVQLLIDNGADVTIPDKNNVTPLQHARKKGFKEIEQILVDSGAM from the coding sequence ATGAAGAAGTGGTTGATTATGTTGGCTGGAAGTATTCTTATTTTACAAGGTTGCGTTACAGGTGGGAAAGGTATACCTACCGAACAGAAAAGGGAGGAAAATACATTGAACCTAGAATTACTTAATGCGGTTGAACTTAAAGATACAAATAGCGTAAGTAGACTGATTACTAAAGGGGCAAATATAAACGTACAGGATGAAAACAGTCGTACTGCCACTATGTTAGCTACGTATAATAATGACGTCGTCACGGCAAAAACCTTAATTAAAGCCGGTGCAGACGTCAATATCCAAGATGACATGAAAAACAATCCTTTCTTGTATGCTGGCGCAGAGGGGTACTTGGACATTCTAAAGTTAACAATCGAGGCCGGTGCTGACCCCACTATTACCAACCGATATGGAGGAACTGCTCTCATCCCTGCCTCCGAACATGGATATCTCGATGTTATCAAGGAACTTCTTACTTCGACTGATATTGATGTTAATCATGTAAATAATCTCGGTTGGACAGCCTTAATGGAAGCAATCATTTTAAATAATGGAAACCAAGTACAACAGGAAACTGTACAATTACTTATAGATAACGGAGCAGATGTAACTATTCCTGATAAAAATAATGTCACCCCTCTACAACATGCACGAAAAAAAGGGTTTAAAGAGATTGAGCAAATATTAGTAGATAGTGGTGCTATGTAA